A genomic window from Betta splendens chromosome 17, fBetSpl5.4, whole genome shotgun sequence includes:
- the mul1a gene encoding mitochondrial ubiquitin ligase activator of nfkb 1-A isoform X2, with amino-acid sequence MDGFCLKLLEAVCLGTSLAVSGVCYYLYRKNRKSVDKLDDAPHLVLDKHLKDILNVTPGACLQYVVIEGAVQPVDQSLTSPFQKEAVGVLQKFMLTEYRLVWNSLSRSWIDSQQVVHQRVNTVPFVLLGSDDTTVKVLCPLQASGLHMETTYEKFHQVNHGFTDTVLEYIGGQKTKGQLETEEMLKVGAALTGVGELILDTDGSLSLRPPSNGSEYFLSITGFDTLRGDQDSRAGWWRVLAIGFALAGSLVLLWVGRRYYCHLRARWEREQERREFERLQAEASRTGSAEAHQDGGHLENVCVICLSQPRNCILLDCGHVCCCYSCYQALPQHLCPICRQNITRVVPLYHT; translated from the exons ATGGATGGATTTTGTTTGAAGCTTCTTGAGGCAGTGTGTTTGGGGACCAGCCTTGCCGTCTCTGGTGTCTGCTACTATTTGTACAGGAAGAACCGGAAATCAGTAGACAAACTTGAT GATGCTCCACATCTCGTCCTTGACAAACACCTCAAGGACATCTTGAACGTCACTCCAGGAGCctgtctacagtatgttgtcattgAAG GTGCAGTGCAGCCAGTGGATCAGTCTCTAACGAGCCCCTTCCAAAAAGAGGCCGTGGGAGTGCTGCAGAAGTTCATGTTGACAGAATACAGGCTGGTGTGGAACAGCCTTTCACGCTCTTG GATTGACAGTCAGCAAGTTGTTCACCAAAGAGTTAACACTGTGCCCTTCGTGTTACTGGGGTCGGATGACACCACAGTCAAAGTGCTGTGCCCTCTGCAGGCCTCCGGATTGCACATGGAGACTACTTACGAGAAGTTTCACCAGGTCAACCATGGCTTTACTGACACTGTACTAGAATATATTGGTGGACAGAAGACTAAAGGGCAACTTGAGACTGAGGAAATGCTTAAG gTGGGTGCAGCTCTCACTGGTGTGGGAGAGCTGATACTTGACACTGATGGCAGCTTGAGTCTTCGACCTCCTTCGAATGGTTCAGAGTACTTCTTAAGCATCACAGGCTTCGATACCCTGCGAGGAGATCAGGACAGCAGGGCTGGCTGGTGGAGGGTGCTGGCCATCGGCTTCGCGTTAGCCGGGTCACTGGTCCTCCTGTGGGTGGGCCGACGCTACTACTGTCACCTACGGGCGCGCTGGGAGCGAGAGCAGGAAAGGAGAGAGTTCGAGAGACTGCAGGCTGAAGCCTCAAGAACTGGCAGTGCTGAGGCCCATCAAGATGGGGGTCATTTGGAGAACGTGTGCGTGATTTGCCTCAGTCAGCCACGTAACTGTATTCTGTTGGACTGCGGACacgtctgctgctgctacagctgcTACCAGGCCCTCCCCCAGCATCTATGCCCCATTTGTAGACAGAACATCACCAGGGTTGTGCCACTCTACCACACCTAA
- the mul1a gene encoding mitochondrial ubiquitin ligase activator of nfkb 1-A isoform X1 — protein sequence MRTTGTHFVLCRSLTGDPVGMDGFCLKLLEAVCLGTSLAVSGVCYYLYRKNRKSVDKLDDAPHLVLDKHLKDILNVTPGACLQYVVIEGAVQPVDQSLTSPFQKEAVGVLQKFMLTEYRLVWNSLSRSWIDSQQVVHQRVNTVPFVLLGSDDTTVKVLCPLQASGLHMETTYEKFHQVNHGFTDTVLEYIGGQKTKGQLETEEMLKVGAALTGVGELILDTDGSLSLRPPSNGSEYFLSITGFDTLRGDQDSRAGWWRVLAIGFALAGSLVLLWVGRRYYCHLRARWEREQERREFERLQAEASRTGSAEAHQDGGHLENVCVICLSQPRNCILLDCGHVCCCYSCYQALPQHLCPICRQNITRVVPLYHT from the exons ATGCGTACAACAGGCACACACTTTGTGTTGTGCAG GTCACTGACAGGAGACCCAGTGGGAATGGATGGATTTTGTTTGAAGCTTCTTGAGGCAGTGTGTTTGGGGACCAGCCTTGCCGTCTCTGGTGTCTGCTACTATTTGTACAGGAAGAACCGGAAATCAGTAGACAAACTTGAT GATGCTCCACATCTCGTCCTTGACAAACACCTCAAGGACATCTTGAACGTCACTCCAGGAGCctgtctacagtatgttgtcattgAAG GTGCAGTGCAGCCAGTGGATCAGTCTCTAACGAGCCCCTTCCAAAAAGAGGCCGTGGGAGTGCTGCAGAAGTTCATGTTGACAGAATACAGGCTGGTGTGGAACAGCCTTTCACGCTCTTG GATTGACAGTCAGCAAGTTGTTCACCAAAGAGTTAACACTGTGCCCTTCGTGTTACTGGGGTCGGATGACACCACAGTCAAAGTGCTGTGCCCTCTGCAGGCCTCCGGATTGCACATGGAGACTACTTACGAGAAGTTTCACCAGGTCAACCATGGCTTTACTGACACTGTACTAGAATATATTGGTGGACAGAAGACTAAAGGGCAACTTGAGACTGAGGAAATGCTTAAG gTGGGTGCAGCTCTCACTGGTGTGGGAGAGCTGATACTTGACACTGATGGCAGCTTGAGTCTTCGACCTCCTTCGAATGGTTCAGAGTACTTCTTAAGCATCACAGGCTTCGATACCCTGCGAGGAGATCAGGACAGCAGGGCTGGCTGGTGGAGGGTGCTGGCCATCGGCTTCGCGTTAGCCGGGTCACTGGTCCTCCTGTGGGTGGGCCGACGCTACTACTGTCACCTACGGGCGCGCTGGGAGCGAGAGCAGGAAAGGAGAGAGTTCGAGAGACTGCAGGCTGAAGCCTCAAGAACTGGCAGTGCTGAGGCCCATCAAGATGGGGGTCATTTGGAGAACGTGTGCGTGATTTGCCTCAGTCAGCCACGTAACTGTATTCTGTTGGACTGCGGACacgtctgctgctgctacagctgcTACCAGGCCCTCCCCCAGCATCTATGCCCCATTTGTAGACAGAACATCACCAGGGTTGTGCCACTCTACCACACCTAA
- the alg3 gene encoding dol-P-Man:Man(5)GlcNAc(2)-PP-Dol alpha-1,3-mannosyltransferase: MAGGVRRKSPGSPSPVWGKLHTVWQDKHLVLFKTEYTLLVVSLLWFLEIGINVWVIQKVAYTEIDWKAYMDEVEGVINGTYDYTQLKGDTGPLVYPAGFVYIFTALYYITSHGVNIRLGQYLFAAFYLMTLFLVFRIYNRTKKVPPYVFFFVCCASYRIHSIFVLRLFNDPVAMMLLFAAVNLFLDGHWTLGCGIYSLAVSVKMNVLLFAPGLLFLLLSEFGLIRTIPKLSLCAGIQLFLALPFLLENPVGYVSRAFDLGRQFMFKWTVNWRFLPEWLFLNRYFHLVLLAGHLLTLLLFAFRRWKRPGESIFELLKDPGKRRHLAQKNSADQIVLILFTSNFVGMCFSRSLHYQFYVWYFHTLPYLLWSGGVKKLAHLLRVLILGLIELSWNTYPSTNSSSAALHVCHLIILLCLWLAPPLSSAPAQTQEQKAAKDKHH, from the exons ATGGCAGGAGGTGTCCGGAGGAAGTCTCCCGGTTCCCCGTCCCCAGTGTGGGGGAAGCTCCACACAGTGTGGCAGGACAAACATTTAGTCCTGTTCAAGACGGAATACACACTTCTGGTCGTTTCACTTTTGTGGTTCTTGGAGATCGGGATTAATGTGTGGGTCATACAAAAAGTAGCAT ACACTGAGATAGACTGGAAAGCCTACATGGATGAAGTAGAGGGTGTCATCAATGGCACCTATGACTACACCCAGCTTAAAGGAGACACAGGCCCCTTGGT GTACCCGGCTGGATTCGTCTACATCTTCACAGCTCTCTACTACATCACGAGCCATGGGGTGAACATCCGTCTGGGCCAGTACCTTTTTGCTGCTTTCTACCTCATGACACTGTTCTTGGTCTTCAGAATTTACAACCGCACAAAGAAG GTTCCTCCctatgtgtttttctttgtgtgttgtgcttCTTATCGGATTCATTCCATCTTTGTGCTGCGTCTTTTTAATGACCCAGTGGCTATGATgttgctgtttgcagctgtcaACCTCTTTCTAGATGGACACTGGACACTAGGCTGCGGCATTTACAG TTTAGCAGTGTCTGTGAAAatgaatgtgctgctttttgctCCTGGGctacttttcctcctcctgtctgagtTTGGTCTAATCAGAACTATTCCAAAGCTTTCTCTGTGTGCAGGCATACAG CTTTTTTTGGCTCTTCCTTTCCTCCTGGAGAATCCAGTTGGTTACGTGAGCCGGGCTTTTGATCTTGGTCGTCAATTTATGTTCAAGTGGACGGTGAATTGGCGGTTCCTGCCAGAATGGCTCTTCTTGAATCGTTACTTCCACTTAGTCCTGCTGGCTGGCCACCTGCTCACcctgctgctctttgctttCCGTCGCTGGAAGAG aCCAGGAGAAAGCATCTTTGAACTTCTTAAAGATCCAGGCAAGAGGCGACACCTTGCTCAGAAAAACAGCGCTGATC AGATAGTGCTCATTCTTTTCACCTCTAACTTTGTTGGTATGTGCTTTAGTCGTTCTTTGCACTACCAGTTCTACGTGTGGTATTTCCACACCCTGCCTTACCTGCTCTGGAGTGGAGGAGTCAAGAAGTTGGCCCACTTACTCAG GGTCCTGATCCTGGGTCTGATCGAGCTTTCATGGAACACTTACCCCTCTaccaacagcagctcagctgccCTTCATGTCTGCCACCTCATCAtactcctctgtctgtggctggCCCCACCTCTGTCTTCAGCCCCGGCACAAACTCAGGAACAAAAGGCAGCAAAGGACAAACACCACTGA